Proteins encoded by one window of Colletes latitarsis isolate SP2378_abdomen chromosome 5, iyColLati1, whole genome shotgun sequence:
- the LOC143342239 gene encoding uncharacterized protein LOC143342239, translated as MHFYEIITQWGEKVYFLSRVYASTRRATNVQRFPQRKTHDKYQPIENPRVGSGTMSKVYTAEEVSRHNYEEDLWIVYKDSVYDITKFVQEHPGGEEVLVNSAGKDATECFDDVGHTLEAIQLRETYKIGTVTGTFPKTVPPVKSVEKTTIEQENSEHKPRTYGLLYWTPVLAAVVYAIIMWYS; from the exons ATGCATTTTTATGAAATCATTACCCAGTGGGGAGAAAAAGTATACTTCCTCAGTCGAGTCTACGCATCGACACGAAGAGCCACGAATGTTCAACGTTTTCCACAAAGAAAGACACACGACAAATATCAGCCAATCGAAAATCCAAG AGTCGGTTCAGGAACGATGTCGAAAGTTTACACGGCGGAGGAGGTGTCGAGGCACAACTACGAGGAGGATCTATGGATCGTGTACAAAGACAGCGTGTACGATATCACGAAATTCGTCCAAGAGCACCCTGGCGGCGAGGAAGTGTTGGTGAACTCGGCTGGAAAAGATGCCACCGAGTGTTTCGACGACGTGGGGCACACGCTGGAAGCCATACAGCTTAGGGAAACGTATAAAATTGGCACGGTGACTGGCACCTTCCCCAAAACAGTACCACCCGTCAAGA gTGTCGAAAAAACGACAATAGAGCAAGAGAATTCGGAACACAAACCACGAACGTATGGATTATTATACTGGACACCAGTACTAGCAGCTGTCGTTTATgcaataataatgtggtactctTAG